The Anopheles merus strain MAF chromosome 2L, AmerM5.1, whole genome shotgun sequence genome has a segment encoding these proteins:
- the LOC121594641 gene encoding PDZ and LIM domain protein Zasp-like isoform X2, giving the protein MANLITVRLQRGDGQAWGFRLQGGKDFSAPLVLQRVNGGSVADQAGLMAGDALIKVNGTEVFNMRHKDAQDVIVAAGNSFELTVSRGGATWRPSVTPTGSLPSPSPSLPGNVTPVTRTSLAATPQEMKPIGSGHNTAAKPFAAVNGNDGQIKSIVNNQYNTPVGMYSDETIAETLSSQAEVLAGGVLGVNFKKNERVYSPANSEVYKLLHEQGDDPEPESTSSHFYATQSHAIGGYATAGRLPVGSLTGGRPRGPSPLPPQMQGQVPRPPMPKPPMMQQPQPQRPVPQQGVPAQQGAPKVAFPPQPQPQQEQQPQQPQQQAPPAPAPTSAFRPAPNTVPRAGIPPKVHNEGHKTGVQAISAALNAHANLNGRAQSPYGSNGTHTSLGPLSHSPSHSRSSSTTSSSGYCNSSSLSPVQSNKVSPLHSRTSSENELIDRSHSSNSNGSNASELSGNAYPVCPASPPLPPPPPPLTMEECTLQEPGPEVPPAPQPDASAPLVFGANGLATPAATADSEQTDGTVTQNDYGFYYQTMGGRVIRSVLPPGKNSTYKVNQNNITPKPFGAPLPVSPLAQVQPPASYPPVAGSVPTPFSAALVGAPPAQPAPMAAPAPAPMAAAPAPAPMAAPAMAPASVPTPQDGGAEQEPAENESEEKAEGEADDGARERSESPAPVFAWPPKPEVVDTIPTATPIYIPPPETQRVVIKPITVVPPMKVKEKSKTPPDDAAGQQQQQSKSAPELCHRQDETEQQQQQHQDDEELSDSFGMTTTTTATTTTANSASSEEYRMYQTQCSQPIVTYYDTPQYELERPFSSGQRSAQASTGAMSDASYTHFVFRDPPPEEEEEEEEVEGEEPVAQQPPEQQQPAATAAADPDRPPKRVEFVDYGRELERYVRAEQEKEARRRALEEEMAEAARRRTEQPPHYTLPAVPPTEPPQLPPSAIPNPTPKQWQSALVQALCVAPPDPIHLTADQIEQANFMRSRNEAYRREQEETKMRQLEALRRQVDALERRLGQQPEPEPAPLPAGPPLDVPRRGEVMARLLATSTARSQRFPPHYVPVVPLPAETQPYFPPPHSMEPIRSEKISAMRNESPFVEALKTAPYTPFQQFGREIPSQMEDLPVPSGRLSMMDALATASDRPYTPFSEVRFDRSSDVYQDMVREQPSVPVDPDRQCSAFANVGGNRTPKPFVPVVPEIREVPPEEPERAESSRRSSVVAVESRRCSKVATAEEVRRASTVATAAAAVVESRRSSTATLESRQDSRRGSGGSGSADTAQATNPPAPKPTVTTGTAKEPLYPGHDAHPPEHYSLALRRETKSPLNHPAEIPPYQRKWFNLPTQNPPRTPEPEELRTNVPLAFVNTHSHTAALSKPVAKPPGRPVNKPPATPYTTIQNRNIPVVTGAAPAELDAELAQYHSAHARLAHKGVIDRGQSFTPSLILTKHATSIPYYQHQLGFEEYFAEVKQFDGHTTPQPSRTKSPAFGPPPNPLKPHVPPSREGIPVESGLYLSMGKLHGVPWYANKDHVPADIQKKMQEQLHLEATQRFGRSSVVQQQQQQQQQQQHQEVTHEQVTMSSSVTTEQQQRQQQQQRMTREEASAERAIQSAQQVGNALIQKRTRFVEEHESSSRSQSVSRNAPSESSRYSSKIKEDEAPQKGFVAQQTRRFSGQDEALNLPPQPTEQEQKEQQQQQEQQAEQAALIQQLQEEQQKRQIAPPKKAAPPAPIRHVEPPTPKPAPPPTSFPSTDLFSEEFVDHFPHISARKASVLLPPKPATRPDCVSPSSFKAQFNEFMIGAGPMPPLPPMREEDDGVEPDTRSDTQKLIQSWPPQLPPQPAAAPATVVAPPANGAAPAGPQPASKPSSRSNSTAFLDFLNRPTLNPNTDRSTDRAGTNSFNKGRAACSTSAPNRGRGVMNKAVGPGGRVPLCGCCQQQIRGPFITALGRIWCPDHFICHNANCKRPLADIGFVEEKGDLYCEYCFEEFLAPLCSKCNGRVKGDCLNAIGKQFHPECFKCTYCGKQFGNSPFFLEEGDPYCEKDWNDLFTTKCFACGFPVEAGDKWVEALNNNYHSQCFNCTSCKKNLEGQSFFAKGGRPFCKNHAR; this is encoded by the exons GTTAACGGTGGCAGCGTGGCCGACCAGGCCGGTCTGATGGCTGGCGATGCGCTGATCAAGGTCAACGGTACGGAGGTGTTCAACATGCGTCACAAGGATGCGCAGGACGTCATCGTGGCCGCTGGAAACTCGTTCGAGCTGACGGTGTCGAG AGGTGGTGCTACCTGGCGTCCGTCTGTTACGCCGACCGGTTCGCTACCGTCGCCGTCTCCATCGCTGCCCGGCAACGTCACACCGGTTACGCGCACCTCGCTGGCAGCGACGCCCCAGGAGATGAAACCGATCGGCAGTGGCCACAACACCGCCGCCAAACCGTTCGCTGCT GTAAACGGAAACGATGGACAGATCAAGAGCATTGTCAACAACCAATACAACACCCCGGTCGGCATGTACAGCGATGAGACCATCGCCGAAACGCTGTCCTCTCAGGCGGAAGTTCTCGCTGGAGGTGTCCTTGG CGTTAACTTCAAGAAGAACGAGCGCGTGTACTCGCCGGCCAACTCCGAGGTCTACAAGCTGCTGCACGAGCAGGGAGATGACCCCGAGCCAG AGTCCACGTCGTCGCATTTCTACGCCACGCAGAGCCACGCCATCGGTGGCTACGCTACGGCCGGCCGTCTGCCGGTCGGTTCGCTCACCGGTGGCCGTCCGCGTGGCCCATCGCCACTGCCGCCGCAGATGCAGGGTCAGGTTCCGCGTCCACCGATGCCGAAGCCGCCGATGATGCAGCAGCCCCAGCCCCAGCGCCCAGTGCCGCAGCAGGGTGTGCCGGCCCAGCAGGGCGCACCGAAGGTTGCATTCCCACCGCAACCGCAACctcagcaggagcagcagccgcagcagccccAACAGCAGGCACCGCCAGCTCCAGCACCGACTTCAGCCTTCCGCCCGGCACCGAATACCGTTCCGAGGGCCGGTATTCCACCGAAGGTTCACAACGA GGGACACAAGACCGGCGTCCAGGCCATCTCTGCTGCTCTCAACGCTCATGCCAACTTGAATGGCCGCGCGCAGTCGCCGTACGGCAGTAAT GGCACACACACCAGCCTCGGGCCGCTGAGCCATTCGCCGTCCCACTCACGATCGAGCAGCACGACATCGTCGAGCGGCTACTGCAACTCGAGCTCGCTATCGCCGGTGCAATCGAACAAGGTGTCCCCGCTGCATTCGCGCACCAGCAGCGAAAACGAGCTGATCGATCGTagccacagcagcaacagcaacggtAGCAACGCCAGCGAACTGTCCGGTAACGCGTATCCCGTCTGCCCAGCGTCTCCGCCCCTGCCGCCCCCGCCGCCGCCACTAACGATGGAGGAGTGCACACTCCAGGAGCCCGGACCGGAAGTGCCGCCAGCCCCACAGCCCGACGCGAGCGCGCCGCTCGTGTTCGGGGCAAATGGGTTGGCCACCCCGGCCGCGACCGCCGATAGCGAGCAGACCGATGGTACGGTTACGCAAAACGACTACGGCTTTTACTACCAGACGATGGGAGGACGCGTCATTCGCAGCGTACTTCCGCCGGGCAAGAACTCCACCTACAAG GTGAACCAGAACAACATTACGCCGAAGCCGTTCGGCGCTCCGCTCCCGGTGAGCCCGCTGGCCCAGGTCCAGCCGCCGGCCTCGTACCCGCCGGTGGCCGGCAGCGTCCCGACGCCCTTCTCGGCCGCCCTCGTCGGCGCCCCGCCGGCCCAGCCCGCTCCGATGGCGGCGCCGGCCCCGGCCCCGATGGCGGCGGCACCAGCACCGGCCCCGATGGCTGCCCCAGCCATGGCACCGGCTTCCGTGCCCACTCCACAAG ATGGTGGCGCGGAGCAAGAGCCGGCAGAAAACGAGTCCGAAGAAAAGGCCGAAGGGGAAGCGGACGACGGTGCACGGGAGCGAAGCGAATCGCCCGCGCCCGTCTTTGCCTGGCCGCCGAAGCCGGAGGTGGTGGACACGATACCGACGGCGACGCCGATCTACATACCGCCGCCCGAGACGCAGCGCGTCGTGATCAAACCGATCACGGTCGTGCCGCCGATGAAGGTGAAGGAAAAATCGAAAACGCCACCGGACGACGCagccggccagcagcagcagcagagcaagTCGGCGCCGGAACTGTGCCACCGGCAGGACGaaaccgagcagcagcagcagcagcaccaggacGATGAAGAGCTGTCCGATTCGTTCGgcatgacgacgacgaccaccgcgacgacgacgacggccaaCTCGGCCTCGTCCGAGGAGTACCGGATGTACCAGACGCAGTGCTCGCAGCCGATCGTGACGTACTACGACACGCCCCAGTACGAGCTGGAGCGGCCGTTCTCGTCCGGCCAGCGCAGCGCACAGGCAAGTACGGGCGCCATGTCCGACGCGTCCTACACGCACTTCGTCTTCCGCGATCCGCCAcccgaggaggaggaggaagaggaggaggtggagggGGAGGAGCCAGTGGCGCAGCAACcaccggagcagcagcagccggcggCAACGGCGGCCGCCGATCCCGACCGGCCCCCCAAGCGCGTCGAGTTCGTCGACTATGGCCGCGAGCTGGAGCGGTACGTGCGGGCCGAGCAGGAGAAGGAGGCCCGCCGGCGGGCGCTCGAGGAGGAGATGGCCGAGGCGGCCCGGCGCCGGACCGAGCAGCCGCCCCACTACACGCTGCCCGCGGTGCCACCGACCGAGCCACCGCAGCTGCCCCCGTCCGCTATACCGAACCCGACGCCCAAGCAGTGGCAGTCGGCGCTGGTACAGGCGCTCTGCGTTGCGCCGCCCGATCCGATCCACCTGACCGCGGACCAGATCGAGCAGGCGAACTTCATGCGCTCGCGCAACGAGGCGTACCGGCGCGAGCAGGAGGAAACGAAGATGCGCCAGCTGGAGGCGCTGCGGCGGCAGGTCGATGCGCTCGAGCGGCGGCTCGGCCAGCAGCCGGaaccggagccggctccgctgCCGGCCGGCCCGCCGCTCGATGTGCCGCGGCGCGGCGAGGTGATGGCGAGGCTGCTCGCGACCTCGACCGCCCGCTCGCAGCGCTTCCCGCCGCACTACGTGCCGGTGGTGCCGCTGCCGGCCGAAACGCAACCCTACTTTCCGCCTCCCCACTCGATGGAGCCGATCCGGAGCGAGAAGATCTCGGCGATGCGCAACGAGTCCCCGTTCGTGGAGGCGCTCAAGACCGCTCCGTACACTCCGTTTCAGCAGTTCGGGCGCGAGATACCGTCGCAGATGGAGGACCTGCCCGTGCCGAGCGGACGGCTCTCGATGATGGACGCGCTGGCGACGGCCTCGGACCGCCCGTACACCCCGTTCAGCGAGGTGCGGTTCGACCGGAGCTCGGACGTGTACCAGGACATGGTGCGGGAGCAGCCGTCGGTGCCGGTCGATCCGGACCGCCAGTGTTCGGCGTTCGCGAACGTGGGGGGCAATCGTACGCCGAAACCGTTCGTCCCGGTGGTGCCCGAGATTCGCGAGGTGCCGCCGGAGGAGCCGGAACGGGCGGAGAGTTCACGCCGCAGctcggtggtggcggtggagaGTCGTCGCTGCTCCAAGGTGGCCACGGCCGAGGAGGTCCGCCGGGCCTCGACGGTGGCCACtgcggcagcggcggtggtggagAGCCGCCGCAGCTCGACCGCGACGCTCGAGAGCCGCCAGGACAGTCGGCGCGGCTCGGGCGGCAGCGGCTCTGCAGACACtgcgcaagcgacgaaccctccGGCACCCAAGCCAACCGTCACCACCGGCACCGCGAAGGAACCGCTCTACCCCGGCCACGATGCACACCCCCCGGAGCACTACTCGCTGGCACTGCGGCGCGAAACCAAATCACCCCTGAACCACCCGGCCGAGATCCCACCCTACCAGCGCAAGTGGTTCAACCTGCCGACGCAGAACCCACCGCGCACGCCCGAGCCCGAGGAGCTGCGCACGAACGTTCCGCTGGCCTTTGTAaatacacactcgcacactgcCGCCCTGTCGAAGCCGGTGGCGAAACCGCCCGGCCGGCCTGTAAATAAGCCGCCCGCCACGCCGTACACCACCATCCAGAACCGCAACATCCCGGTCGTTACTGGGGCAGCTCCGGCAGAGCTGGACGCCGAGCTGGCCCAGTACCACAGCGCTCACGCCCGTCTCGCCCACAAAGGTGTCATCGACCGCGGGCAGTCGTTCACGCCGTCGCTCATCCTGACGAAGCACGCGACCAGCATCCCGTACTACCAGCACCAGCTCGGGTTCGAGGAGTACTTCGCGGAGGTGAAGCAGTTCGATGGCCACACGACGCCCCAGCCGAGCCGCACCAAGTCGCCGGCATTTGGGCCGCCGCCGAACCCGCTTAAGCCGCACGTGCCACCGTCCCGGGAAGGCATACCGGTGGAGTCGGGCCTGTACCTGTCGATGGGTAAGCTGCACGGTGTGCCGTGGTACGCGAACAAGGACCACGTGCCGGCGGACATTCAGAAGAAGATGCAGGAGCAGCTGCATCTCGAGGCGACGCAGCGCTTCGGGCGCAGCAGtgtcgtgcagcagcagcagcagcagcagcagcagcagcaacatcaggaGGTCACGCACGAACAGGTAACGATGAGTAGCAGCGTGActaccgagcagcagcagcggcagcagcagcagcaacgcatGACCAGGGAGGAAGCGTCCGCGGAACGGGCGATTCAGAGCGCCCAGCAGGTAGGCAATGCGTTGATCCAAAAGCGCACGCGCTTCGTAGAGGAGCATGAGTCTAGTAGCCGCAGCCAGTCGGTGTCGCGTAACGCACCCAGCGAAAGCTCACGATATTCTTCCAAAATCAAGGAGGACGAGGCGCCCCAGAAGGGCTTTGTGGCGCAGCAGACGCGCCGCTTCTCGGGCCAGGACGAGGCCCTCAATCTGCCGCCCCAGCCGACCGAGCAGGAGcagaaggagcagcagcagcagcaggagcagcaagCCGAGCAAGCCGCCCTCATCCAGCAGCTGCAGGAAGAGCAGCAGAAGCGCCAGATTGCACCGCCGAAGAAGGCCGCCCCGCCGGCCCCGATCCGTCACGTGGAGCCGCCCACACCGAAACCGGCCCCGCCACCGACCTCCTTCCCGTCGACGGACCTGTTCTCGGAGGAGTTTGTCGATCACTTTCCGCACATTAGCGCGCGCAAGGCAAGCGTACTGCTGCCGCCGAAGCCGGCCACCCGACCGGACTGCGTGAGCCCGAGCTCGTTCAAGGCGCAGTTCAACGAGTTCATGATCGGTGCCGGCCCGATGCCCCCGCTGCCGCCGATGCGCGAGGAGGACGACGGCGTCGAGCCGGACACGCGCAGCGACACGCAAAAGCTAATCCAATCGTGGCCACCGCAACTGCCACCGCAGCCGGCGGCTGCTCCGGCGACCGTGGTGGCGCCCCCCGCGAACGGTGCGGCGCCCGCCGGCCCGCAGCCCGCCAGCAAGCCGTCCAGCCGCAGTAACAGCACGGCTTTCCTTGACTTTCTTAACCGACCCACGCTCAACCCGAATACTGACCGTTCCACTGATCGCGCAGGTACGAACTCGTTCAACAAGGGACGGGCCGCGTGCTCGACGTCGGCCCCCAACCGCGGGCGGGGCGTGATGAACAAGGCTGTCGGACCGGGCGGCCGTGTGCCGCTATGCGGATGCTGCCAGCAGCAGATCAG AGGACCGTTCATTACGGCGCTGGGACGCATCTGGTGCCCGGATCACTTCATCTGCCACAACGCCAACTGCAAGCGTCCGCTCGCTGACATTGGGTTCGTCGAGGAGAAGGGCGATCTGTACTGCGAGTACTGCTTCGAGGAGTTCTTGGCCCCACTGTGCTCGAAGTGCAATGGCAGAGTTAAG GGCGATTGCCTGAATGCCATCGGCAAGCAGTTCCATCCGGAGTGCTTCAAGTGCACGTACTGTGGCAAGCAGTTCGGCAACAGCCCGTTCTTCCTGGAGGAGGGTGATCCCTACTGCGAGAAGGACTGGAACGATCTGTTCACGACCAAGTGCTTCGCGTGCGGGTTCCCCGTCGAGGCCGGCGACAAGTGGGTGGAGGCGCTGAACAACAACTACCACAGCCAGTGCTTCAACTGCACC AGCTGCAAAAAGAACCTGGAAGGACAGAGCTTCTTCGCCAAGGGTGGCCGTCCGTTCTGCAAAAACCACGCCCGCTAA